A region from the Caldicellulosiruptor naganoensis genome encodes:
- the scfB gene encoding thioether cross-link-forming SCIFF peptide maturase, translating to MIHAFKKFGLNIVLDVASGSIFTVDDVAFEVIKYFDKNKTFNGVYDNLNFGRHEIEEAVSEVKHLIEEGVLFTEDEYKDLNLIEKRNPVIKALCLHVSHDCDLRCRYCFASAGSFKQERKLMSFDVGKKAIDFLLKSSGSRKNLEVDFFGGEPLLNFEIVKKIVEYAREEEKKFGKHISFTLTTNATALNDEIIEYLNENMENVVLSHDGRPEVNDFMRIDSHGSGTYDVITQKILKFIQRRNGKTYYVRGTFTSKNLDFSKDVLHLYSLGIKEISVEPVVLDEKSPWAILPQHVERIKEEYDILAQEYVKAKLKGEGFNFFHFNIDLTGGPCVSKRLSGCGAGFEYVAVDPDGNIFPCHQFVDKPQFKLGTIFDGITRHDLVEEFKKNTVYEKEECSNCWARFYCSGGCAAANYNMCGDVKKSYTVSCELERKRVEVAIAAKLYLMEKGIEG from the coding sequence ATGATTCACGCTTTTAAAAAATTTGGTCTGAATATTGTTTTAGATGTTGCCTCTGGTTCAATCTTTACTGTGGACGATGTTGCATTTGAAGTGATAAAGTATTTTGACAAAAACAAAACATTCAATGGAGTATACGACAATCTAAATTTTGGCAGGCATGAGATTGAAGAAGCAGTAAGTGAAGTGAAACATCTAATTGAAGAAGGAGTCTTATTTACTGAAGATGAGTATAAGGATTTGAATCTAATTGAAAAAAGAAATCCTGTTATAAAAGCTCTTTGTCTTCATGTGTCGCATGACTGTGATTTGAGATGTAGGTACTGTTTTGCTTCAGCAGGGAGTTTCAAACAGGAAAGAAAGCTTATGAGTTTTGATGTTGGGAAAAAGGCAATTGACTTTTTGCTCAAAAGCTCTGGTTCAAGGAAGAATTTAGAGGTTGACTTTTTTGGTGGAGAGCCTCTTTTGAATTTTGAGATAGTCAAAAAGATTGTTGAGTATGCAAGAGAAGAAGAGAAGAAGTTTGGCAAGCATATATCATTTACACTGACAACAAATGCAACCGCTCTTAATGATGAAATTATTGAATACTTGAATGAGAATATGGAAAATGTTGTATTGAGCCATGACGGAAGGCCCGAGGTAAACGACTTTATGAGAATTGACAGTCATGGTAGCGGAACTTATGATGTAATTACACAAAAGATTTTGAAGTTTATACAAAGACGAAATGGGAAAACTTATTATGTAAGAGGGACATTTACTTCCAAAAACCTTGACTTTTCAAAAGATGTTTTGCACCTTTATAGTCTTGGCATAAAAGAGATTTCTGTTGAACCTGTTGTTTTAGACGAGAAAAGTCCATGGGCTATTTTGCCGCAGCATGTAGAAAGGATAAAAGAAGAGTATGATATCTTGGCACAAGAGTATGTAAAAGCGAAACTAAAAGGGGAAGGATTTAATTTCTTCCATTTCAATATAGACCTTACTGGTGGGCCGTGTGTATCAAAACGCCTAAGCGGCTGTGGTGCTGGGTTTGAATATGTTGCAGTCGACCCTGACGGTAATATCTTTCCTTGCCATCAATTTGTTGACAAGCCTCAGTTTAAACTGGGGACCATTTTTGACGGAATTACAAGACATGATTTGGTAGAAGAGTTTAAAAAGAATACAGTGTATGAAAAAGAGGAGTGCTCAAACTGCTGGGCAAGGTTCTATTGCAGCGGAGGGTGTGCTGCTGCAAATTACAATATGTGTGGTGATGTAAAAAAGTCTTATACTGTCTCTTGTGAGCTTGAGAGAAAGAGGGTGGAGGTTGCAATAGCTGCAAAACTATACCTTATGGAAAAGGGGATTGAAGGTTAA
- a CDS encoding gamma carbonic anhydrase family protein codes for MIITYKGKTPKIAQNCFIAPNATIIGDVEIGENSSVWFGCVIRCEENRIIIGKNTNIQDLTTIHTDHCCSVIIGDDVTVGHNVVLHGCEIGNNVLVGMGSIIMNGSKIGDNVIIGAGSLITQNTVIPPNTLVFGRPAKVIKELSTEEIE; via the coding sequence ATGATTATTACTTATAAAGGTAAAACGCCAAAGATTGCACAAAATTGCTTCATTGCACCAAATGCAACTATAATAGGCGATGTCGAGATTGGAGAGAATTCAAGTGTGTGGTTTGGCTGTGTTATAAGATGTGAGGAAAACCGGATTATAATTGGCAAAAATACAAATATCCAAGATTTGACCACAATTCACACTGACCACTGCTGCTCTGTGATAATTGGTGATGATGTAACGGTTGGCCACAATGTAGTGTTGCACGGTTGCGAGATAGGAAACAATGTACTTGTTGGAATGGGTTCAATAATAATGAACGGAAGCAAAATAGGGGACAATGTCATAATTGGTGCAGGAAGCCTTATTACTCAAAACACAGTCATTCCACCAAACACACTTGTGTTTGGAAGACCAGCAAAAGTGATAAAAGAGCTTTCTACAGAAGAGATAGAATGA
- the secD gene encoding protein translocase subunit SecD: protein MQSKSITKFLIGCLVIAFAFYIVFFGLNIGTASIPSVKDVIRYGLDLKGGVYIVYEAAKENPTKREMESALQLIRTRLDMRNFYDATATLQGAKRIRVEIPGVKDPDEAIQYIGRTALIEFKGPSGDLIVSGRNVVDAYAQQTPSGYVVALKFDKEGTKKFAEGTRKYLGQNIGIYLDGKLISNPVVRAEIDNGEAIIEGMKDLEEAKTLAQQIKAGALPFALNVIESRAIGPSLGNEALKTTIKAGIIGIVLVFLFMIIFYRLPGFIADIALVAYIVILVAIVGYAKITLTLPGIAGIILSAGMAVDANILIFARMKEELRAGKTLKAAMDAGFRRALNAVIDANVTTIIAGIVLLFLGTGPIKGFAWTLTIGIVVSFFTAITVTRFLLVSIINTGLFKDIRWYGGKKTREVQA from the coding sequence ATGCAAAGTAAAAGTATAACAAAGTTTTTAATAGGCTGTCTTGTAATCGCCTTTGCATTTTACATAGTCTTTTTTGGTTTGAATATTGGCACTGCAAGTATTCCTTCTGTGAAAGATGTTATCAGGTACGGGCTTGACTTGAAAGGCGGCGTGTATATTGTGTATGAAGCAGCAAAGGAAAATCCAACAAAAAGAGAAATGGAATCAGCTTTGCAGCTAATTCGTACAAGGCTTGATATGAGAAACTTCTATGACGCAACTGCAACACTTCAGGGTGCAAAAAGGATTAGAGTTGAAATTCCGGGTGTAAAAGATCCCGATGAGGCCATTCAGTATATTGGAAGAACAGCCTTAATAGAATTTAAAGGACCGTCAGGGGATTTGATAGTTTCGGGAAGGAATGTAGTTGATGCATATGCTCAGCAAACACCGTCTGGTTATGTTGTTGCACTAAAATTTGACAAGGAAGGTACAAAGAAGTTTGCAGAAGGTACAAGAAAGTATTTAGGTCAAAATATTGGAATTTATCTTGACGGGAAGCTTATTTCAAATCCGGTTGTAAGAGCAGAAATAGACAATGGCGAAGCTATAATTGAAGGTATGAAAGACTTGGAAGAGGCAAAAACACTTGCACAGCAAATTAAAGCAGGTGCACTGCCATTTGCTTTAAATGTTATTGAGAGCAGGGCTATTGGTCCATCTTTGGGCAATGAAGCACTAAAGACAACTATAAAAGCAGGTATAATTGGTATAGTCCTGGTATTTTTGTTTATGATAATCTTCTATAGACTGCCAGGGTTTATTGCAGATATAGCTTTGGTAGCATATATTGTCATCCTTGTTGCAATAGTAGGGTATGCAAAGATAACACTTACCCTCCCTGGTATTGCAGGTATAATCCTTTCTGCTGGTATGGCGGTTGATGCTAACATCTTGATATTTGCAAGAATGAAAGAAGAACTCAGAGCTGGCAAAACACTAAAGGCTGCAATGGATGCAGGTTTCAGACGTGCACTTAATGCTGTCATTGACGCAAACGTGACAACAATAATAGCAGGAATTGTTCTTTTGTTCTTAGGGACAGGGCCAATCAAAGGTTTTGCTTGGACACTTACAATAGGTATTGTGGTTTCATTCTTTACTGCAATTACTGTTACACGGTTCTTGCTTGTGTCTATTATAAACACAGGGCTTTTCAAAGATATAAGATGGTATGGCGGTAAAAAAACCAGGGAGGTGCAGGCATAA
- the secF gene encoding protein translocase subunit SecF, whose translation MTNIDFMGKRKYFYILSILVMVIGLVSYIIQGFNYDIDFTGGTVLEINLHKVPSASEIAELERLTKQITGTQTPIVRKIEDGRKIMINAHEVHGKKRTELSKETRDKLFNAIAKKYNLKKEDLISYQNVGAVVSSELKSQAVWAVIIASILMLIYIAIRFEFKFGTTAVIALLHDLLIMLTVYTLFKIPLNSTFIAAMLTVLGYSINDTIVVFDRIRENRRIQSKMDLKDLVNLSMNQTIGRSLSTAATVVIVLFVLYLMGVQSIKEFALPLLIGVTSGTYSSIFIATALWFDWESSTRKKLQTKPKRV comes from the coding sequence ATGACAAACATTGATTTTATGGGCAAGAGGAAGTATTTCTATATTCTGTCAATCTTGGTGATGGTAATAGGCCTTGTTTCATATATAATTCAAGGATTCAACTACGACATAGATTTTACAGGTGGAACTGTATTGGAAATAAACCTTCACAAAGTACCAAGTGCTTCTGAGATTGCTGAGTTAGAAAGGTTGACAAAGCAAATTACAGGGACTCAGACACCTATTGTTAGAAAAATTGAAGATGGCAGAAAGATTATGATAAATGCACATGAGGTGCACGGAAAAAAGAGAACAGAACTTTCAAAAGAAACACGCGACAAGCTTTTCAACGCAATTGCAAAAAAGTATAATCTTAAAAAGGAAGACTTAATTTCATACCAAAATGTTGGAGCTGTGGTATCATCTGAGCTAAAATCACAAGCTGTTTGGGCTGTTATAATAGCATCAATCCTGATGTTAATCTATATTGCGATAAGGTTTGAATTTAAATTTGGCACAACTGCAGTTATAGCACTTTTGCATGACCTTTTGATAATGCTAACTGTCTACACATTGTTTAAAATACCTCTAAACTCTACATTCATTGCAGCAATGCTCACAGTCCTTGGTTATTCAATAAACGATACAATTGTTGTGTTTGACAGAATAAGAGAAAATAGAAGAATTCAGAGCAAGATGGACCTCAAAGACCTTGTAAATCTTAGCATGAACCAGACAATAGGAAGGTCACTTTCAACTGCTGCAACTGTTGTAATTGTATTGTTTGTCCTGTACCTGATGGGTGTTCAATCAATAAAAGAGTTTGCTCTGCCACTGTTGATAGGTGTTACTTCTGGTACCTATTCCTCAATATTTATAGCAACTGCGCTGTGGTTTGATTGGGAAAGCAGCACAAGGAAGAAACTTCAGACAAAACCGAAGAGAGTTTAA
- a CDS encoding ribonuclease J — MRKRPEHIIRIIPLGGLNEIGKNMTVVEVDDEIVVIDCGLAFPEDEMLGIDLVIPDVSYLVKNKEKVRALILTHGHEDHIGAIPYVLRDLNIPIYGTKLTLGLVEIKLMEFGIDLNSVKLFTVKAGDVISFNNMRVEFIRTTHSIADSVAIAIHTPLGAIVHTGDFKVDFTPIEGEPIDLIRFAELGKQGVLALLCDSTNAERPGFTLSEKTVGATFDRIFSQAQGRVIVATFSSHIHRVQQVINSAEKQGRKICVLGRSMVNVVNKALELGYLKMPDGMLIDVDELENYPPNKIVLITTGSQGEPMSALSRMASAEYKKVGIIPGDVVIISAAPIPGNEKFVNRVINDLFRQGAQVIYEDIDDIHVSGHACQEEIKLIHNLTRPKYSVPVHGEFKHLIHHAKLAMELGEKNVFILENGKVLEITKDSAKVVGSVQAGNVLVDGLGVGDVGNVVLRDRRHLAQDGLFIVVLTIDSSTRDVIAGPEIISRGFIYIKEAEPLIEEAKKVIKDVLYFCRKNDITEPNAIKVILKDNLKNFLFERTRRNPMIIPIITEI; from the coding sequence ATGAGAAAAAGACCAGAACACATAATAAGAATTATCCCCCTTGGAGGCTTGAACGAAATTGGCAAAAACATGACAGTAGTTGAAGTAGATGATGAGATTGTTGTAATTGACTGTGGTCTTGCCTTTCCAGAAGATGAAATGCTGGGTATTGACCTTGTCATACCTGATGTGTCGTATTTAGTAAAGAATAAGGAAAAGGTAAGAGCATTGATACTTACACATGGGCATGAAGACCATATTGGTGCAATTCCGTATGTTTTGAGAGATTTAAACATTCCTATTTATGGTACAAAACTTACACTTGGGCTTGTTGAGATAAAGCTTATGGAGTTTGGGATAGACCTAAACTCTGTCAAGCTCTTTACTGTCAAAGCGGGCGATGTAATTAGCTTTAATAATATGCGAGTGGAGTTTATCCGAACAACACACTCTATTGCAGACTCTGTTGCAATTGCTATACACACGCCACTGGGGGCTATTGTTCACACAGGCGATTTTAAAGTCGACTTTACACCAATTGAAGGTGAGCCGATTGACCTGATTAGATTTGCAGAGCTTGGCAAGCAAGGTGTTTTAGCACTTTTGTGCGACTCAACAAACGCTGAGCGCCCTGGATTTACTTTGTCTGAAAAAACTGTTGGTGCAACCTTCGACAGGATATTTTCTCAAGCTCAGGGAAGAGTTATTGTTGCAACATTTTCATCACACATTCACAGAGTCCAGCAGGTGATAAACTCTGCAGAAAAACAAGGTAGAAAGATTTGTGTTCTGGGAAGAAGCATGGTAAATGTTGTTAACAAGGCGCTTGAGCTTGGATATTTGAAGATGCCAGATGGAATGCTGATTGATGTTGATGAACTTGAAAACTATCCCCCAAATAAAATAGTGCTTATTACAACAGGAAGCCAGGGCGAGCCAATGTCGGCTCTTTCGCGCATGGCTTCTGCAGAGTATAAAAAAGTAGGTATTATACCAGGTGACGTTGTGATAATCTCAGCTGCGCCAATTCCTGGAAATGAAAAGTTTGTCAACAGGGTAATAAACGACCTTTTTAGACAGGGGGCACAGGTGATTTACGAAGACATTGATGATATCCACGTGTCAGGTCATGCATGTCAAGAGGAGATAAAGCTTATACACAATCTCACACGGCCAAAATACAGTGTGCCTGTGCATGGGGAGTTTAAACACTTAATCCACCATGCTAAACTTGCAATGGAACTTGGTGAAAAGAATGTATTTATTCTGGAAAATGGCAAAGTGCTTGAGATAACAAAAGACTCTGCAAAGGTTGTTGGCAGCGTTCAAGCAGGCAATGTGCTTGTTGATGGGCTTGGTGTTGGTGATGTTGGAAATGTTGTACTACGTGACAGACGTCATCTTGCTCAAGATGGACTTTTTATTGTGGTTCTCACAATTGATTCATCAACAAGAGATGTAATTGCTGGGCCAGAGATAATCTCAAGAGGGTTTATCTATATAAAAGAAGCTGAGCCACTAATTGAAGAGGCAAAAAAGGTGATAAAGGATGTTTTGTATTTCTGTAGAAAAAATGATATTACAGAGCCAAATGCTATAAAGGTTATATTAAAAGATAATCTAAAGAATTTCTTGTTTGAAAGGACACGCAGAAATCCCATGATAATTCCTATAATAACCGAGATTTAA
- a CDS encoding YlmC/YmxH family sporulation protein — MFKSSDLREKDVINISDGKKLGKVCDLDVDVKTGKVDAIVVPAPFSVGSIFSKEKDYVIPWDIKKIGEDVILVEI, encoded by the coding sequence ATGTTCAAGTCGTCTGATCTGAGAGAAAAAGATGTGATAAATATATCAGACGGTAAAAAGCTTGGAAAGGTTTGTGATTTAGATGTGGATGTTAAAACAGGCAAAGTTGACGCTATTGTTGTCCCTGCACCTTTTTCTGTAGGAAGTATCTTTTCAAAGGAAAAAGACTATGTAATTCCATGGGATATAAAAAAGATTGGTGAAGATGTGATTCTGGTTGAGATATAA
- a CDS encoding carbon-nitrogen hydrolase family protein, translating to MKIGVVQMKICDLLERNFYKILYFLDKAKSEQVDLVCFPEMALTGYNIELLQSQNLNHIISDFLEQISKKCKEYSICSIIGHPFRQEERLLNRATVIFPTGESLKYDKIHPTELEKKIFSQGEETLSFEYKQKRFGIAICRDQNFYEIFKKYKEGGCCGVFILAAHFYNPKEARWKIDKNRSIPITRAVENGYFVFLANAVGPHLNMISLGHSLIVDSDGCVVCEADEAGEYLLTVEI from the coding sequence TTGAAAATTGGAGTTGTTCAGATGAAAATTTGTGATTTATTGGAAAGAAACTTCTATAAAATACTTTATTTTTTGGACAAAGCAAAAAGTGAACAAGTGGATTTGGTGTGTTTTCCTGAGATGGCGCTGACAGGTTATAACATTGAACTTTTGCAATCTCAAAATTTGAATCATATAATTTCGGATTTTTTAGAACAAATATCAAAAAAGTGCAAAGAATATTCTATCTGCAGTATAATAGGTCATCCTTTTAGGCAAGAAGAAAGGCTTTTAAACAGAGCAACAGTAATCTTCCCAACAGGTGAAAGTTTAAAATATGATAAGATTCATCCAACTGAGCTTGAAAAGAAGATATTTTCGCAAGGCGAAGAAACTCTTTCGTTTGAATATAAACAGAAAAGATTTGGCATTGCAATCTGTAGAGACCAAAACTTCTATGAGATATTCAAAAAATACAAAGAAGGTGGTTGCTGTGGTGTGTTCATTTTAGCTGCACATTTTTACAACCCAAAAGAGGCAAGGTGGAAGATTGACAAAAACAGAAGCATTCCTATAACAAGAGCTGTAGAAAATGGTTACTTTGTGTTTTTAGCAAATGCAGTAGGACCTCATTTAAATATGATAAGCCTTGGACACAGCTTAATTGTAGACAGCGATGGCTGCGTGGTGTGCGAAGCAGATGAAGCAGGTGAGTATCTATTGACAGTTGAGATTTGA
- a CDS encoding UDP-N-acetylglucosamine 1-carboxyvinyltransferase: MKPDHEKLIIEGGNPLFGEVQINGAKNAAVAVIPAALMAGGESIIENLPLIEDVFAMDDILLRLGAKIEYDNHSLKIDASNLHSFVAPYESVRKIRASYYLIGALLTRFGKAEVAMPGGCNFGARPIDQHIKGFRALGADVKIENGMIKAYAEELVGTKIYLDVVSVGATINLMLAAVKAKGTTIIENAAKEPHVVDVANFLNAMGAKIKGAGTDVIRIEGVRELHPARYAIIPDQIEAGTYMIAACATKGHIRVKNIIPKHLESLTAKLLEMGAEVNVYEDSIEVRCKERLRASSIKTMPYPGFPTDLQPQMTVLLSLCSGTSVVTEGVWENRYQYVDELKKMGANIKVEGRVAIVEGVESLQGAEVSAVDLRAGAALIVAGLAAKGKTIIYNTKNIDRGYESIDYKLKLLGAKVSRV; this comes from the coding sequence TTGAAACCAGATCATGAAAAACTAATCATTGAAGGTGGAAATCCCCTTTTTGGAGAGGTTCAAATAAATGGTGCAAAAAATGCGGCAGTTGCTGTGATTCCTGCTGCCCTGATGGCAGGGGGAGAGAGTATAATTGAAAATCTCCCGCTGATTGAAGATGTGTTTGCTATGGATGACATCTTACTTAGACTTGGAGCAAAGATTGAGTATGACAATCATTCATTGAAGATAGATGCAAGCAATTTGCATAGCTTTGTAGCACCATATGAAAGTGTTCGTAAAATAAGAGCTTCGTACTACTTGATTGGAGCGCTTCTTACCCGTTTTGGCAAGGCAGAGGTTGCAATGCCGGGCGGGTGCAATTTTGGTGCCCGTCCAATTGATCAGCATATAAAAGGTTTTAGAGCGCTTGGTGCTGATGTTAAAATTGAAAATGGTATGATAAAGGCATATGCGGAAGAACTTGTCGGCACTAAAATCTATTTAGACGTTGTGTCTGTTGGTGCCACAATTAATCTCATGCTTGCAGCTGTGAAGGCAAAGGGTACCACAATAATAGAAAACGCAGCAAAAGAGCCTCATGTTGTTGATGTTGCTAATTTCCTGAATGCCATGGGTGCAAAGATTAAAGGAGCAGGAACTGACGTTATCAGGATTGAAGGTGTAAGAGAGCTTCATCCTGCAAGGTACGCAATCATTCCTGATCAGATAGAAGCTGGTACATATATGATAGCTGCGTGCGCAACAAAGGGACACATTAGAGTAAAAAACATAATCCCAAAACATTTAGAATCCCTGACTGCAAAGCTGCTTGAGATGGGTGCTGAGGTAAATGTATATGAAGACAGTATTGAGGTGAGATGCAAAGAAAGGCTGAGAGCCTCAAGTATAAAGACGATGCCATACCCTGGGTTTCCGACTGACCTTCAGCCCCAGATGACAGTGCTTTTGAGCCTTTGCAGTGGAACAAGCGTTGTCACAGAAGGTGTGTGGGAAAACAGGTATCAGTATGTAGATGAGCTGAAAAAGATGGGGGCAAATATCAAAGTGGAAGGAAGAGTGGCGATAGTTGAAGGTGTTGAGAGTTTACAGGGAGCAGAGGTTTCAGCAGTTGACCTTCGAGCTGGTGCTGCTTTGATTGTTGCGGGGCTTGCTGCAAAAGGAAAGACAATAATATACAATACAAAAAATATTGACAGGGGCTATGAGAGTATAGATTATAAATTAAAACTTTTGGGTGCAAAAGTTTCGAGAGTTTAA
- a CDS encoding MBL fold metallo-hydrolase, whose product MSYEIIFCPLYSGSSGNVILISYKDTTILVDAGVSFRKLTCALNKIGFNKKIDAILLSHDHSDHVKCAGVYFRKLNVPIITNYRTWEAIKNSIGKVDERNVHLIETGTSFSIGNIGIDTFSIPHDAKDPMGFCFYVGNKKISISTDLGHVNEKVAQKIDFSDIILLEANHDIEMLLTGPYPYYLKQRIKSDIGHLSNEQAAQMILKLNLERTKRIYLGHLSEENNHPDVALMTVKSILKEKGVFESFDFSLDVAQRYQPSLCSVL is encoded by the coding sequence ATGTCTTATGAAATAATCTTTTGTCCGCTTTATAGTGGTAGCAGTGGCAATGTAATCTTAATTTCATACAAAGATACCACAATCTTGGTGGATGCGGGTGTGAGTTTTAGAAAGCTAACATGCGCTTTGAATAAAATTGGCTTTAACAAGAAAATTGATGCCATTTTATTATCCCACGACCATTCTGACCATGTTAAATGTGCAGGAGTGTATTTTAGAAAACTGAATGTACCAATTATAACAAACTACAGAACCTGGGAAGCTATAAAAAATTCCATTGGCAAGGTTGACGAAAGAAATGTACATTTGATTGAGACAGGTACAAGTTTTTCAATTGGGAACATTGGCATTGACACATTTTCAATTCCACACGATGCAAAAGACCCGATGGGCTTTTGTTTTTATGTTGGCAACAAAAAAATTTCAATCTCAACCGATTTGGGGCATGTAAACGAAAAGGTTGCTCAAAAGATTGATTTTTCTGATATTATCCTGCTTGAGGCAAACCACGATATTGAGATGCTATTGACTGGTCCTTACCCTTATTACTTAAAGCAAAGGATAAAAAGCGATATTGGACATTTGTCAAATGAGCAGGCAGCACAGATGATTTTAAAACTAAATCTTGAGAGGACAAAGAGGATTTACTTGGGGCACCTGAGTGAGGAGAACAATCACCCTGATGTTGCTCTGATGACTGTAAAATCCATTTTAAAAGAAAAGGGTGTGTTTGAAAGTTTTGATTTTAGCTTAGATGTAGCACAAAGATATCAACCATCTTTGTGCTCTGTATTATAG
- the rpiB gene encoding ribose 5-phosphate isomerase B — MKLAIGADHAGFRLKEAVKKHLDKRGIEYKDFGTYSEESCDYPDIARDVAVAVKNGEFDFGILICGTGIGISIAANKIKGIRAALCHDTFSAKAARAHNNANILAMGARVIGEGLACEIVDSFLSAQFEGGRHQRRVDKIHEIEDMQD, encoded by the coding sequence TTGAAATTAGCAATAGGTGCTGACCATGCAGGTTTTAGATTAAAAGAGGCTGTAAAGAAGCATCTTGACAAAAGAGGAATTGAGTACAAAGATTTTGGCACATATTCAGAAGAGTCCTGTGACTATCCAGACATTGCGAGGGATGTGGCGGTTGCAGTGAAAAACGGTGAGTTTGACTTTGGGATTTTAATCTGTGGCACAGGAATAGGTATTTCTATTGCTGCAAATAAAATAAAAGGCATCAGAGCTGCCCTTTGTCATGATACATTTTCAGCAAAGGCAGCCCGCGCGCATAACAATGCAAACATCCTTGCAATGGGTGCAAGGGTTATTGGAGAAGGACTTGCATGCGAAATCGTAGATAGTTTTTTGTCAGCCCAATTTGAAGGTGGAAGGCACCAAAGAAGAGTGGACAAGATACATGAGATTGAAGATATGCAGGATTAA
- the upp gene encoding uracil phosphoribosyltransferase: MIEYKKNVYVFDHPLIQHKLTLIRDKNTGSKEFRELVEEIAMLMAYEVTRNLPLKEVEIETPVGIAKCKVISGRKLAIVPILRAGLGMVDGLLRLIPAAKVGHIGLYRDPQTLKPVEYYCKLPQDVHERDIIVLDPMLATGGSASAAFDYIKKYNPQSLKLMCLIAAPEGIERLTTDHPDVEVYCAAVDEKLNDHGYIVPGLGDAGDRLFGTK, from the coding sequence ATGATTGAGTACAAGAAAAATGTATATGTGTTTGACCATCCATTGATTCAGCACAAACTTACACTGATTCGTGACAAAAACACAGGTAGCAAGGAGTTCAGAGAGCTTGTTGAAGAGATAGCGATGCTAATGGCATATGAAGTGACGAGGAACCTTCCACTAAAAGAGGTTGAGATTGAGACACCTGTTGGAATTGCTAAATGCAAAGTAATCTCAGGAAGAAAGCTTGCAATTGTCCCAATTTTGAGAGCTGGGCTTGGCATGGTTGACGGGCTTTTGAGACTCATTCCTGCAGCAAAAGTGGGTCATATTGGGCTTTACAGAGACCCACAGACTCTAAAGCCTGTGGAGTACTATTGCAAGCTTCCTCAAGATGTGCATGAAAGAGATATAATTGTACTTGACCCAATGCTTGCAACAGGCGGTTCAGCATCTGCTGCATTTGACTACATTAAAAAATACAATCCACAGAGCCTGAAACTTATGTGCCTGATTGCAGCACCAGAGGGGATTGAAAGGTTGACAACTGACCATCCTGATGTTGAAGTGTACTGTGCAGCAGTTGATGAGAAACTAAACGACCATGGATATATTGTACCAGGGCTTGGAGATGCAGGGGATAGGCTCTTTGGTACAAAATAA
- a CDS encoding deoxycytidylate deaminase, which translates to MRPTWDEYFMQIVDIVKERSTCLRRKVGALIVKDKRILATGYNGAPSNLPHCEEVGCLREKLNVPSGQRHELCRGLHAEQNVIIQAAKMGVNIDGSVIYTTTYPCVICAKMIVNAGIKKVIYKGSYPDEMSQKIFEEAGIEVVKFEENEKR; encoded by the coding sequence ATGAGACCTACTTGGGATGAGTACTTTATGCAGATTGTTGACATTGTAAAGGAAAGGTCAACGTGTTTGAGGCGAAAAGTGGGAGCACTAATTGTTAAGGACAAGAGGATTTTAGCAACAGGCTACAACGGTGCACCAAGTAATCTGCCTCACTGTGAAGAAGTAGGTTGCTTAAGAGAAAAGCTTAATGTCCCATCAGGGCAAAGACATGAGCTTTGCAGAGGACTTCATGCTGAACAAAATGTGATAATCCAAGCAGCTAAAATGGGCGTAAATATCGACGGCAGCGTTATTTACACAACAACCTATCCATGTGTGATTTGTGCTAAAATGATAGTGAATGCTGGTATCAAAAAGGTGATTTACAAAGGCTCATATCCAGATGAGATGAGCCAAAAGATATTTGAAGAAGCTGGTATAGAAGTTGTAAAATTTGAGGAAAATGAAAAAAGGTGA